From a single Lolium rigidum isolate FL_2022 chromosome 7, APGP_CSIRO_Lrig_0.1, whole genome shotgun sequence genomic region:
- the LOC124675472 gene encoding NEP1-interacting protein-like 1 — translation MDHWVPSSSYSGAAAASSTPCSRIGAVWRSCGSCAAAALAAAGWALGAMFTCVFAVVGSLVGIFIGACMGMSTESGVLRGAGVGAVSGAVFSIEAVESCIEISRSSESGKHSILFVLDIISSLFSGRIVWEKVSPALQRAVQSQMSLLSTPFIDNNDLFETGNTGGMSRDLINKIPAIRLSSATNSDQDTDRSCCSVCLQDFGCRQFVRALPQCEHIFHVQCIDNWLQRNASCPLCRGGVHIDHIHM, via the exons ATGGATCATTGGGTGCCTTCTTCTTCGTATTCCGGCGCAGCCGCCGCTTCTTCCACCCCCTGCAGCCGCATCGGTGCGGTGTGGAGATCGTGCGggagctgcgccgccgccgctctggcGGCGGCAGGGTGGGCGCTCGGCGCGATGTTCACCTGCGTCTTCGCCGTCG TGGGTTCACTGGTTGGGATCTTCATCGGTGCCTGCATGGGGATGTCCACTGAAAGCGGTGTTCTCCGAGGAGCCGGCGTGGGAGCAGTCTCTGGCGCGGTCTTCTCTATTGAGGCTGTTGAGTCCTGCATCGAAATTTCGAGATCCAGTGAATCCGGAAAACATAGCATCCTATTTGTG CTTGACATCATCTCTAGCCTCTTCAGTGGGCGAATTGTCTGGGAGAAAGTCAGTCCAGCACTGCAGCGTGCTGTGCAAAGCCAG ATGAGCTTACTGAGCACACCATTCatcgacaacaatgaccttttcgaAACTGGCAATACGGGTGGCATGTCAAGAGATCTGATCAACAAGATCCCAGCGATCAGGTTGAGCTCTGCAACCAACTCTGATCAGGATACTGATAGGAGCTGCTGTTCAGTGTGCCTTCAG GACTTTGGATGCCGGCAATTCGTGAGAGCCTTGCCTCAGTGCGAGCACATTTTCCACGTGCAATGCATCGACAACTGGCTTCAAAGGAATGCTTCCTGCCCACTGTGCAGGGGTGGTGTTCATATAgaccatatacacatgtaa
- the LOC124674994 gene encoding serine carboxypeptidase-like → MGPTGQSRLLLLLLLAATSAAGAAPVDETFLRLPSSARPLTPKTPRSVGADLIRALNLHPTDASPRRPGGVGLGSDAVPAGTLVERPIRLASLVAGSDADGGNTSVSNLGHHAGYYRLANTHDARLFYFFFESRRHNKEDPVVIWLTGGPGCSSELALFYENGPFQIADDLSLVWNEFGWDQESNLIYVDQPTGTGFSYSSDSRDTRHNEASVSNDLYDFLQAFFKEHPQYVDNDFYITGESYAGHYIPAFATRVHQGNKNNDGIHINLKGFAIGNGLTDPAIQYKAYTDYALNMSLITESEFNKINKIVPACELAVKLCGTTGTVSCLAAYVVCNTIFSSIRLIIGDKNYYDIRKPCVGSLCYDFSNLEKFLNQEVVRESLGVGDIEFVSCSPTVYQAMLLDWMRNLELGIPELLEDNIKVLIYAGEYDLICNWLGNSRWVNSMEWSGKKDFGDSAEKPFTVDGKEAGVLKSYGPLSFLKVHDSGHMVPMDQPKAALEMLKRWVSGNLSDAAASSKRLDFAM, encoded by the exons ATGGGTCCCACCGGCCAGTCTCGactcctcctgctcctgctcctcgccgccacctccgccgccggcgccgcgccgGTGGACGAGACCTTCCTCCGCCTCCCCTCCTCCGCGCGGCCCCTCACCCCCAAGACCCCCCGCTCCGTCGGCGCCGACCTCATCCGCGCCCTCAAcctccaccccaccgacgcctccccacgccgccccggcggcgttggcctcggcagcgacgcggtccCCGCTGGAACCCTCGTCGAGAGGCCGATCCGCCTCGCGTCTCTGGTGGCCGGAAGCGACGCCGACGGCGGCAACACGTCCGTGAGCAACCTCGGCCACCACGCCGGGTACTACCGCCTCGCCAACACCCACGACGCCAG GCTCTTCTACTTCTTCTTCGAATCGAGGCGCCACAACAAGGAGGACCCCGTGGTGATCTGGCTCACGGGAGGGCCCGGATGCAGCAGCGAGCTCGCGCTCTTCTACGAGAACGGGCCCTTCCAGATAGCAGACGACCTGTCGCTCGTCTGGAATGAGTTCGGCTGGGATCAG GAATCGAATCTCATCTATGTTGATCAGCCAACTGGGACTGGGTTCAGCTACAGCTCCGATTCGCGCGATACCCGCCACAATGAAGCAAGCGTTAGCAACGACCTATATGACTTCCTGCAG GCCTTCTTCAAAGAGCACCCGCAGTACGTTGACAATGATTTCTATATAACTGGGGAGTCATATGCTGGGCACTACATCCCTGCCTTTGCAACTCGCGTGCACCAGGGGAACAAGAACAATGATGGCATTCACATCAATTTGAAG GGTTTCGCAATCGGTAACGGACTAACAGATCCAGCGATACAGTACAAGGCATACACCGATTATGCGTTGAATATGAGTTTAATCACGGAGTCGGAGTTTAACAAGATCAATAAAATTGTTCCTGCTTGTGAATTGGCTGTCAAGCTTTGTG GTACCACTGGCACTGTATCTTGCCTTGCTGCCTATGTTGTTTGCAATACAATTTTCAGTTCCATCAGGTTGATAATCGGGGATAAAAAT TACTATGACATCAGGAAGCCATGTGTGGGGAGCCTATGCTACGATTTCTCCAATCTGGAGAAGTTTCTCAATCAGGAAGTTGTCAGAGAGAGCCTAGGAGTTGGAGATATAGAGTTTGTTTCCTGCAGCCCGACCGTTTATCAGGCTATGCTCTTAGATTGGATGAGGAACCTTGAACTTGGAATCCCTGAACTCCTTGAAGACAACATCAAAGTGCTTATCTATGCTGGAGAGTATGATCTCATATGCAACTGGCTAG GAAACTCAAGATGGGTGAACTCTATGGAATGGTCTGGAAAGAAAGATTTCGGGGACTCAGCTGAGAAACCCTTCACGGTTGATGGCAAAGAGGCTGGAGTTCTAAAAAGCTATGGCCCTTTGAGTTTCTTGAAG GTTCACGATTCTGGCCACATGGTGCCGATGGATCAGCCGAAGGCCGCCCTGGAGATGCTGAAGAGGTGGGTTTCAGGAAACCTTTCCGATGCGGCTGCAAGCTCCAAGAGGCTGGACTTTGCCATGTGA
- the LOC124674657 gene encoding mannose-P-dolichol utilization defect 1 protein homolog 2-like, with amino-acid sequence MVMKVNLGTMELEILGMNFGCVLSALSDAKIPEKECLLPLVSKLLGYCIVAASTTVKLPQILKILKHGSVRGLSVASFELELIGYTIALAYCIHKGLPFSAYGELAFLLIQAIILIAIIYYYSPPMGSKTWIKALVYCGLAPIVLAGKIDPGLFELLYASQHAIFFCARVPQIWKNFTNKSTGELSFLTCFMNFAGSLVRVFTSIQEKTPLSVLMGSVIGIATNGTILSQIIMYQKPVPKKEKKED; translated from the exons ATGGTGATGAAGGTGAATCTGGGGACGATGGAGCTGGAGATCCTGGGCATGAACTTCGGCTGCGTCCTGTCGGCGCTCTCGGATGCCAAGATCCCGGAGAAAGAATGCCTCCTCCCGCTCGTTTCCAAGCTCCTCGGCTACTGCATCGTTGCCGCCTCCACCACCGTCAAGCTCCCGCAG ATACTGAAGATTTTAAAACATGGAAGTGTTAGAGGACTTAGTGTTGCATCCTTTGAGCTTGAGCTCATTGGCTACACAATTGCTCTGGCATATTGTATTCATAAAGGACTGCCCTTTTCAGCTTATGGAGAGCTAGCTTTTCTGTTGATCCAAG CAATAATCTTAATTGCAATCATTTACTATTACTCGCCACCGATGGGAAGCAAAACATGGATAAAAGCTTTGGT ATATTGTGGATTAGCTCCGATTGTTTTGGCTGGAAAAATTGATCCAGGTCTTTTTGAACTCCTTTAT GCTTCACAGCACGCCATCTTCTTTTGTGCCAGAGTACCGCAGATATGGAAAAATTTCACA AATAAGAGCACTGGCGAGCTAAGCTTCCTGACTTGTTTCATGAATTTTGCTGGTTCCCTTG TAAGAGTTTTTACCAGTATCCAGGAGAAGACTCCATTAAGTG TTCTTATGGGCTCTGTAATCGGCATCGCGACAAATGGTACAATCTTGAGTCAGATAATTATGTACCAAAAGCCTGTgccaaagaaagagaagaaagaagatTAA